The Cynocephalus volans isolate mCynVol1 chromosome 2, mCynVol1.pri, whole genome shotgun sequence genome window below encodes:
- the LOC134370892 gene encoding proteasome maturation protein — translation MNARGLGSQLKDSIPVTELSASGPFESHDLLRKGFSCVKNELLPSHPLELSEKNFQLNQDKMNFSTLRNIQGLSAPLKLQMEFKAVQQVQRLPFLSSSNLSLDILRGNDETIGFEDILNDPSQSELMGEPHLMVEYKLGLL, via the coding sequence ATGAATGCCAGGGGACTTGGATCTCAGCTGAAGGACAGTATTCCAGTTACTGAACTTTCAGCAAGTGGACCTTTTGAAAGTCACGATCTTCTTCGGAAAGGTTTTTCTTGTGTGAAAAATGAACTTTTGCCCAGTCATCCTCTtgaattatcagaaaaaaatttccagctcAACCaagataaaatgaatttttccaCACTGAGAAACATCCAGGGTCTGTCTGCTCCACTAAAATTACAAATGGAATTCAAGGCAGTACAGCAGGTTCAGCGTCTTCCGTTTCTTTCAAGCTCAAACCTTTCACTGGATATTTTGAGGGGTAATGATGAGACTATTGGGTTTGAAGATATTCTTAATGATCCATCACAAAGTGAACTAATGGGAGAACCACACTTGATGGTGGAATATAAACTTGGTTTACTGTAA